In a single window of the Bactrocera dorsalis isolate Fly_Bdor chromosome 2, ASM2337382v1, whole genome shotgun sequence genome:
- the LOC105233222 gene encoding uncharacterized protein LOC105233222 → MIDNNVVERDTTTDSLEETEDCNNETPQCSESPLPPLHNEILINIFSYLPYTDLTQARLVCRLWMEAVAYTRFAKKFCLKIKEDNVQDIWRQLQDKNNTFASGMIYNHMVYMGIDAEQREELSFILQKIGRHVRSLKLKTLHGLDDLYECFPKLERLTLEDLYVFPTPLPFELNAFDGLKSIHFVDDSVRQSSSEALLAICLRAKTTVKLEELSIRVYAEHAELFLAVLQDHADTLKSLHVVYFESINEPNLLVQKWMTTFCRLKKLEKIKIYACNTQIFEGTLKCLEELPLRYLEVDCLRPVNPNICKLLESCSKRLEHLAFFNFYLPKSIAGMRIISNCCRHLKKLILSYTRLVEEDELCNIASNLVNLEVLVLQYCKNAVTNRSLAAIFKHITGLRELDLSGNNDFDVNALRGSGVNPFPIQRLQSLEKLNLKSCQQLSNDEYLATLKFPFLRSLSFGHGMYTDSGIQTLVTQCPLLEELIITYCPTLGRSTLFCIAKALPRLRVLHLLHCAQVDKSVRLILYSACPLLADLEISEKRTLTKTYFHQ, encoded by the exons ATGATAGATAATAACGTCGTGGAACGAGACACAACAACCGATAGCTTAGAAGAGACGGAGGACTGCAATAATG AAACACCGCAGTGCAGTGAGAGCCCCCTACCCCCACTACATAATGAAATACTGATAAACATCTTCTCCTATTTGCCATATACCGACCTGACGCAAGCGCGCTTAGTTTGCCGGCTTTGGATGGAGGCTGTCGCCTACACGAGATTTGCAAAGAAATTCTGTTTAAAAATCAAAGAAGATAATGTACAGGATATTTGGCGGCAATTACAAGATAAAAATAACACCTTCGCAAGCGGCATGATATATAACCATATGGTATACATGGGCATTGATGCCGAACAGCGGGAGGAATTATCATTTATATTGCAGAAAATTGGTAGACACGTGCGTAGCTTAAAACTGAAAACCCTGCATGGCCTTGACGACTTGTATGAGTGCTTTCCGAAATTGGAACGTTTAACGTTAGAGGatttgtatgtatttccaaCGCCTTTGCCATTCGAATTGAATGCATTCGACGGCTTAAAAAGCATACACTTTGTGGACGATTCGGTGCGACAAAGCTCATCGGAAGCCTTACTCGCCATTTGTTTGCGAGCGAAAACTACAGTTAAGCTCGAGGAGTTGAGCATACGTGTCTACGCTGAGCACGCGGAACTCTTTCTGGCTGTGCTACAGGATCATGCGGACACTTTGAAGAGTCTGCATGTGGTTTATTTCGAATCAATAAACGAACCAAATTTGCTGGTACAAAAATGGATGACAACCTTCTGTCGACTTAAGAAGTtggagaaaattaaaatttacgccTGTAATACGCAGATTTTTGAGGGTACACTGAAGTGTTTGGAAGAATTGCCTTTGCGTTATTTGGAGGTGGATTGCTTGAGGCCAGTAAATCCAAATATTTGCAAACTACTGGAATCGTGTTCCAAAAGACTCGAGCACCTCGCATTCTTCAACTTCTATCTGCCGAAAAGCATAGCGGGCATGCGTATAATAAGCAATTGTTGTCGGCACTTGAAAAAGCTCATACTGAGTTATACGCGCCTAGTCGAGGAGGATGAGCTCTGTAATATAGCAAGTAATCTAGTGAATTTGGAGGTGTTGGTACTGCAATATTGTAAGAATGCGGTGACGAATCGTTCGTTGGCAGCCATTTTCAAACATATAACGGGTTTGCGCGAACTAGATTTGAGTGGCAACAATGATTTCGATGTTAATGCATTAAGAGGCAGCGGCGTTAATCCGTTTCCGATTCAACGCCTGCAAAGTTTGGAGAAACTGAATTTGAAATCATGCCAACAACTATCGAATGACGAATATTTAGCAACactaaaatttccatttttgcgTAGTTTAAGTTTTGGGCATGGCATGTATACCGACAGTGGCATACAGACTTTGGTGACACAGTGTCCACTGTTGGAGGAACTAATCATTACCTATTGCCCAACATTGGGTCGTAGCACTTTGTTTTGTATAGCGAAAGCATTGCCACGCCTACGCGTGCTGCATCTGCTGCATTGCGCCCAAGTGGACAAGTCTGTGCGCCTGATACTCTATAGTGCGTGTCCGCTTCTGGCGGACTTAGAAATCTCCGAAAAGCGCACACTAACGAAGACATATTTTCATCAGTAG